From the genome of Anopheles merus strain MAF chromosome X, AmerM5.1, whole genome shotgun sequence, one region includes:
- the LOC121599056 gene encoding uncharacterized protein LOC121599056 isoform X2 — protein MKMLLPVVTVLLALAPAGHGVAIGPGWLALSETTKVLLRIAVDVAEMQLGDSKPSPINFNQDLRIMHTIQTLSAEMRESQTAMVDILGQRVHDVIESFGHRNRLVERLEKLYMIVRLVERREASMYQLLRTDTPVEQLTLTQFAQATVDVSKSDSVIELLHNLELLVTGSTQVLLPPGRQDIFSQLNETARSVLCSFGLSPQQLIYVLYESIATTELKGYIMMQFSYMLLKTQGQGNFTVESQARRNELQTRLARTQQLVRNVMNQTSGEYWRCDPDRGAHRENVTYVQFTRLVQGYVENEVDMTTDNTCRETCSHYKYGHEQHQCYKELYCSQQPKCAGRIYDCEYIDSDMWICPAAPGGTRRYEYIEYENGELRGRKQSCPRGSTKVDSWWRWLFWHCSYCFCYCDDAGRHSDRYVSLRESVSNMEQNRVVTGLRFVKRRQMVHLIVQQGLLLPGGEIANSTLEWVVPKPFTHTDKGVRDGHDYHTLSYDRRAIDLDDVHVPPGYVVTGVQFRVLGARLNLLLRMTEMNFTAGKLVGLDASIWSGSLETERTEIPLKYMDVPTLAPAKSVPMSTQNQYLRFGPTGGRADAAQTTIPFLDAQPVSPVRPTPLAGAGLMYKGVPKYGGFVAPKIMTYNFGAHIQDPTDDWFAAELEARSGAAAGAGSDSG, from the exons ATGaagatgctgctgccggtcgTGACCGTGCTGCTGGCGCTGGCACCCGCCGGGCACGGAGTGGCGATCGGTCCGGGCTGGCTAGCGCTGAGCGAAACGACCAAGGTGCTGCTGCGCATCGCGGTCGATGTGGCGGAGATGCAGCTCGGCGACAGCAAACCGTCCCCGATCAACTTCAACCAGGACCTGCGCATCATGCACACCATCCAGACGCTGTCGGCGGAGATGCGCGAAAGCCAAACGGCC ATGGTCGATATCCTCGGGCAGCGCGTGCACGACGTGATCGAGAGCTTCGGCCACCGGAACCGGTTGGTCGAGCGGCTCGAGAAGCTGTACATGATCGTGCGGCTGGTCGAGCGGCGGGAGGCCAGCATGTACCAGCTGCTGCGGACGGACACGCCGGTCGAGCAGCTGACGCTTACCCAGTTCGCGCAGGCCACGGTCGACGTGAGCAAGTCGGACAGCGTGATCGAGCTGCTGCACAACCTCGAGCTGCTGGTCACCGGCAGCACCCAGGTGCTGTTGCCGCCCGGCCGCCAGGACATCTTCTCCCAGCTAAACGAG ACGGCAAGAAGCGTCCTCTGCAGCTTCGGGCTGTCACCCCAGCAGCTCATCTACGTGCTGTACGAATCGATAGCAACGACCGAGCTGAAGGGCTACATCATGATGCAGTTCTCCTACATGCTGCTCAAAACCCAGGGCCAAG GTAACTTTACGGTGGAGTCGCAGGCCCGTCGGAACGAGCTGCAGACCCGGCTCGCCCGCACCCAGCAGCTGGTAAGGAACGTGATGAACCAGACGAGCGGCGAGTACTGGCGGTGCGATCCGGACCGCGGGGCGCACCGCGAGAACGTCACGTACGTGCAGTTCACCCGCCTGGTGCAGGGCTACGTCGAGAACGAGGTCGACATGACGACGGACAACACGTGCCGGGAAACGTGCTCGCACTACAAGTACGGGCACGAGCAGCACCAGTGCTACAAGGAACTGTACTGCTCCCAGCAGCCCAAGTGTGCCGGCCGCATCTACGACTGCGAGTACATCGACTCGGACATGTGGATCTGCCCGGCGGCACCGGGCGGCACCCGGCGCTACGAGTACATCGAGTACGAGAACGGGGAGTTGCGCGGCCGCAAGCAGAGCTGCCCGCGCGGCTCCACCAAGGTCGACTCCTGGTGGCGCTGGCTGTTCTGGCACTGTAGCTACTGCTTCTGCTACTGCGACGATGCCGGCCGCCACTCCGATCGCTACGTCAGCCTGCGCGAATCCGTCTCGAACATGGAGCAGAACCG TGTGGTAACCGGGCTGCGCTTTGTGAAGCGCCGCCAGATGGTGCACCTGATCGTGCAGcaggggctgctgctgcccggggGCGAGATCGCCAACAGCACGCTCGAGTGGGTCGTGCCGAAACCGTTCACCCACACGGACAAGGGCGTGCGGGACGGGCACGACTACCACACACTGTCGTACGATCGGCGCGCGATCGACCTGGACGACGTGCACGTACCGCCCGGCTACGTGGTGACCGGCGTCCAGTTCCGCGTGCTCGGCGCCCGGCTCAACCTGCTGCTGCGCATGACCGAGATGAACTTTACCGCCGGCAAGCTGGTCGGGCTGGACGCGTCCATCTGGAGCGGCAGCTTAGAGACGGAACG gaCCGAAATCCCGCTCAAGTACATGGACGTGCCGACGCTCGCACCGGCCAAATCGGTCCCCATGTCCACCCAGAACCAGTACCTGCGCTTCGGGCCGACGGGCGGCCGGGCGGACGCCGCCCAGACGACCATCCCGTTCCTGGACGCGCAGCCGGTCAGCCCGGTGCGGCCGACGCCGCTCGCCGGCGCCGGCCTCATGTACAAGGGCGTCCCGAAGTACGGCGGCTTTGTCGCGCCCAAGATCATGACGTACAACTTCGGTGCGCACATCCAGGACCCGACCGACGATTGGTTTGCGGCGGAGCTGGAAGCACGCagcggtgctgctgccggcgcCGGCAGCGACAGCGGCTAG
- the LOC121599056 gene encoding uncharacterized protein LOC121599056 isoform X1: MAMGGSIPLRTVTLCLGTLVAVVALLQSPVPVTASQVKGASPIDALRNRYLQQERRAWTIVNQIDAVDNQLEQDATQQRATVMRELVDIYLRFAETELEPEDRGEYQLLARLAEWHLLEQNLLTINKLFEAVYNFLRNNAPRFAEQAEFAPEEIDQQGGGTIHSNDLRLLTIDLAETILFDKRQPVAAQLDQIYTIMVRQALYYRASMTARSVLCSFGLSPQQLIYVLYESIATTELKGYIMMQFSYMLLKTQGQGNFTVESQARRNELQTRLARTQQLVRNVMNQTSGEYWRCDPDRGAHRENVTYVQFTRLVQGYVENEVDMTTDNTCRETCSHYKYGHEQHQCYKELYCSQQPKCAGRIYDCEYIDSDMWICPAAPGGTRRYEYIEYENGELRGRKQSCPRGSTKVDSWWRWLFWHCSYCFCYCDDAGRHSDRYVSLRESVSNMEQNRVVTGLRFVKRRQMVHLIVQQGLLLPGGEIANSTLEWVVPKPFTHTDKGVRDGHDYHTLSYDRRAIDLDDVHVPPGYVVTGVQFRVLGARLNLLLRMTEMNFTAGKLVGLDASIWSGSLETERTEIPLKYMDVPTLAPAKSVPMSTQNQYLRFGPTGGRADAAQTTIPFLDAQPVSPVRPTPLAGAGLMYKGVPKYGGFVAPKIMTYNFGAHIQDPTDDWFAAELEARSGAAAGAGSDSG; this comes from the exons ATGGCCATGGGGGGTAGTATACCCCTGCGCACGGTGACACTCTGCCTGGGCACACTGGTTGCTGTGGTCGCACTGCTCCAGTCACCGGTCCCGGTCACCGCCAGCCAGGTCAAGGGCGCCAGCCCGATCGATGCGCTGCGCAACCGGTACCTACAGCAGGAGCGCCGGGCCTGGACGATCGTCAACCAGATCGACGCGGTCGACAACCAGCTCGAGCAGGACGCGACCCAGCAGCGTGCGACCGTGATGCGCGAGCTGGTCGACATCTATCTGCGGTTCGCCGAGACGGAGCTGGAGCCGGAGGACCGGGGCGAGTACCAGCTGCTCGCCCGGCTCGCCGAGTGGCATCTGCTCGAGCAGAACCTGCTGACGATCAACAAGCTGTTCGAGGCGGTGTACAACTTTCTGCGCAACAATGCGCCCCGCTTCGCGGAGCAGGCCGAATTTGCACCGGAGGAGATCGACCAGCAAGGGGGCGGCACCATCCACAGCAACGATCTGCGGCTGCTCACGATCGATCTGGCGGAGACGATACTGTTCGACAAGCGGCAGCCGGTCGCGGCACAGCTCGACCAGATCTACACGATCATGGTCCGGCAGGCACTCTACTATCGCGCCAGCATG ACGGCAAGAAGCGTCCTCTGCAGCTTCGGGCTGTCACCCCAGCAGCTCATCTACGTGCTGTACGAATCGATAGCAACGACCGAGCTGAAGGGCTACATCATGATGCAGTTCTCCTACATGCTGCTCAAAACCCAGGGCCAAG GTAACTTTACGGTGGAGTCGCAGGCCCGTCGGAACGAGCTGCAGACCCGGCTCGCCCGCACCCAGCAGCTGGTAAGGAACGTGATGAACCAGACGAGCGGCGAGTACTGGCGGTGCGATCCGGACCGCGGGGCGCACCGCGAGAACGTCACGTACGTGCAGTTCACCCGCCTGGTGCAGGGCTACGTCGAGAACGAGGTCGACATGACGACGGACAACACGTGCCGGGAAACGTGCTCGCACTACAAGTACGGGCACGAGCAGCACCAGTGCTACAAGGAACTGTACTGCTCCCAGCAGCCCAAGTGTGCCGGCCGCATCTACGACTGCGAGTACATCGACTCGGACATGTGGATCTGCCCGGCGGCACCGGGCGGCACCCGGCGCTACGAGTACATCGAGTACGAGAACGGGGAGTTGCGCGGCCGCAAGCAGAGCTGCCCGCGCGGCTCCACCAAGGTCGACTCCTGGTGGCGCTGGCTGTTCTGGCACTGTAGCTACTGCTTCTGCTACTGCGACGATGCCGGCCGCCACTCCGATCGCTACGTCAGCCTGCGCGAATCCGTCTCGAACATGGAGCAGAACCG TGTGGTAACCGGGCTGCGCTTTGTGAAGCGCCGCCAGATGGTGCACCTGATCGTGCAGcaggggctgctgctgcccggggGCGAGATCGCCAACAGCACGCTCGAGTGGGTCGTGCCGAAACCGTTCACCCACACGGACAAGGGCGTGCGGGACGGGCACGACTACCACACACTGTCGTACGATCGGCGCGCGATCGACCTGGACGACGTGCACGTACCGCCCGGCTACGTGGTGACCGGCGTCCAGTTCCGCGTGCTCGGCGCCCGGCTCAACCTGCTGCTGCGCATGACCGAGATGAACTTTACCGCCGGCAAGCTGGTCGGGCTGGACGCGTCCATCTGGAGCGGCAGCTTAGAGACGGAACG gaCCGAAATCCCGCTCAAGTACATGGACGTGCCGACGCTCGCACCGGCCAAATCGGTCCCCATGTCCACCCAGAACCAGTACCTGCGCTTCGGGCCGACGGGCGGCCGGGCGGACGCCGCCCAGACGACCATCCCGTTCCTGGACGCGCAGCCGGTCAGCCCGGTGCGGCCGACGCCGCTCGCCGGCGCCGGCCTCATGTACAAGGGCGTCCCGAAGTACGGCGGCTTTGTCGCGCCCAAGATCATGACGTACAACTTCGGTGCGCACATCCAGGACCCGACCGACGATTGGTTTGCGGCGGAGCTGGAAGCACGCagcggtgctgctgccggcgcCGGCAGCGACAGCGGCTAG